Genomic window (Pseudomonas hydrolytica):
GCCCCCAGCACTGGTGACGCGCCACGCCCCCCAGTCGCCCCATGATGGTCGGCACGATATCCACCTGGCTGCCGACCGTGTCCCGGCTCGTCCCGAAGGTCTGCTGGATGCCTGGAGCGATCAGCAGCAGCGGCACATGGAAACGGTACAGATCCATCTCCGTCAGTTGCTCGTGCGCACCGAAGCCATGGTCGCCCACCACCACGAACAGGGTGTCGTTGAAGTACGGTGCCTTCCAAGCCTTCTCGAAGAACTGCCCCAACGCCCAGTCGGCATAACGCATCGCCGTCAGGTGCTCGTCGAGCGAGCCATGCCCCTTGACCGGCTCGACCGGCAGAACGCTCGGCAGCGCATAGGGGGTATGGTTGGAAAGCGTCTGCAACAAGGCATAAAAGGGCTTCTGCGGATCTTGCTTGAGCAACTCCTCGGCGGCCCGGTCGAACATGTCCTGGTCAGACACTCCCCAGGTCGGGTCGGACACCACCGGATCGACGAAATCGTGGCGCCCGATAAAGCGCGTCATGCCCTGGTTGCTGAAGAAACCACGCTGGTTGTCCCAGGCGAAGTCGCCGTTGTAGACGTACAGGTCGTCGTAACCGCGCGTACTGAGCAACTGGGCCAGACCGGAGAATTGATGCCCGCCCTCCGGCGTCTGCATCAGGTACTCGAAGCCAGGCAGGTTGGGGAAACAGGCCATGCTGGCGAACATGCCCTGATGGGTATGGGTGCCATTGGCGAAGAAGCGCTTGAACAGCAGGCCTTCTGCGGCCAGACGGTCGAAGTTGGGCGTGATGCCAGCATCGCTTCCCAGGGCGCCGACGAAGTGGCCGGCGAAGCTCTCCATCAGGATGACTACCACATTGCGGATGGGCAGGTGCGTGCCCTGCGGCGGCAGGAAGTCCCGGCGCAGTGCCGCCGTATCCTGATCGACCAGTTGCTCGTGATCGGTCAGCAGCAGTTCGCGCGTCAGCACTATCGCCTGCTCGACAGGCATACTGGGTTTCCAGACCTTGCTGCTATCGTCGGCGTATCGGCTCCTGGCCGCGGTATACAGGCTGAGCGTGCCATTGAGCCCCAGGTGGTTGGCGAACACCGACTCGGTGGTAAAAGCATCGCCCCAGCGCAACGGCGGCCCCTGCCGCAGGGTGCCACGCGCGGCCAATACCGCGAGCACCAGGCACAGCAGCAGAACCAGCCCCTGGTTCAGGTACTGGATCGTCGGCTGCTCTGGCCGCACCGAGGTACATATTCTACGAGTGGCCTGGTCGATCCGCGAGAGCGCCAGGAAGAAGGTGGCGCTCAGCAAGCCCCAGGCCAGCAGCAGACGCAACACGGGGAAGCCATGCCAGAGCATGCTCAGCACGGTTCCCGGGTCTTCCTGCAGGTACTGGAACACCAGGGTGTTCAGACGTTGATGGAACTCCCGGTAGAAGTTCAGCTCGATCATGCCGAGCAGGATCACCAGGCTGGCGCATACGCCCAGCCACAGGCGCTGCCATGAGCGTCGGATCATCGCCGGACGATAGACCAGCGCCAGCACGAGCGGAGCGCAGATGTAGACCACCAGGCGCAGGTCGAAGCGCACGCCATTGAAGAAAGCTTCGGCCAGGCTGCCCCACCCGGTAGTCCCGATCAACTCGCGGTTGAACAGTAATAGTGCCAGGCGCAGCAACGTCATCAGTAGCAACAGCGAGAAGACAGCGGCGGACAGAAAAGCCAGATGCTCGCGTAGCCCGATTCCGGCTATGGCACG
Coding sequences:
- a CDS encoding LTA synthase family protein, producing the protein MTRSSPANAAGSRAIAGIGLREHLAFLSAAVFSLLLLMTLLRLALLLFNRELIGTTGWGSLAEAFFNGVRFDLRLVVYICAPLVLALVYRPAMIRRSWQRLWLGVCASLVILLGMIELNFYREFHQRLNTLVFQYLQEDPGTVLSMLWHGFPVLRLLLAWGLLSATFFLALSRIDQATRRICTSVRPEQPTIQYLNQGLVLLLCLVLAVLAARGTLRQGPPLRWGDAFTTESVFANHLGLNGTLSLYTAARSRYADDSSKVWKPSMPVEQAIVLTRELLLTDHEQLVDQDTAALRRDFLPPQGTHLPIRNVVVILMESFAGHFVGALGSDAGITPNFDRLAAEGLLFKRFFANGTHTHQGMFASMACFPNLPGFEYLMQTPEGGHQFSGLAQLLSTRGYDDLYVYNGDFAWDNQRGFFSNQGMTRFIGRHDFVDPVVSDPTWGVSDQDMFDRAAEELLKQDPQKPFYALLQTLSNHTPYALPSVLPVEPVKGHGSLDEHLTAMRYADWALGQFFEKAWKAPYFNDTLFVVVGDHGFGAHEQLTEMDLYRFHVPLLLIAPGIQQTFGTSRDTVGSQVDIVPTIMGRLGGVARHQCWGRDLLSLPADDPGFAIIKPSGSDQTVAMLKGERILVKPKDMPARLYRYQLGRQPQVDLLPATEPDDGLGEYLPAYLQTATGSLLDNTAGVADSAASRPTVRETAAREH